The following is a genomic window from Flavobacteriales bacterium.
TCAGCTATGCTGAGGATGCGGCAGAGGCCTACAATGACAAGTCCCGTGAGCTGTTCGGTGAAACCGGGAGTCTTAACGTGATTGATGGAGGCAATAATCATTAGAACCCCGAGTCACTCAAAGGTCTGTTTGTTCATACCCCACTCTTGCAATACGTTCAAGTGACTGCATGGGAAAAAAAGGGAAATCCAAAAACTCTTCTTAGTGCAACCCTTAATAAGTCAGGCCTTTGAAATAATGTTGAAGAGGAACTGAAAAGGAACGTCAACTTGTTCAACCAATCTCGTTTTCTTGCGTACCGCGTATCCTAACCAATCCAGATACGCATGGAATCATTCAAACACGTTTCTTTAGATTTTCTTCGGCATTGTATATATGAGAAAGGGCTCAATGAAAAAACCCTCAAAGCCTACCAAACAGACATTAGGCAATTCAGAGAATTCTTGGCTCTTTCAGCGCCTGATATTCAGATTCTTGAAATTGACAAATCCATACTCCTTGCATACCTGAAGAATCTTCACGAGAAACAGTACAAGGTCAAATCTATTAAGCGAAAACTCGCTTGCATAAAAGCGGTCTTCAACTATTTTGAGTTTGAAAATGATGACTTCATCAACCCGTTCAGGAAAATCAGGATTAAACTTAAGGAACCATTTGTCGTTCCAACAGTGATGAACTTTAACGAGGTCAGAGCCATTTTTCAAAACCTGTATTCCCTGAAACTGGAAATATCGCCTTCCGATGTTTACCAATACCGGGCTCTAGTACGGGATTTAGCTGTTCTTGAGTTGTTCTTTGCTACAGGGCTCCGAGTTTCTGAGTTGACGAATCTGAAATATGACAATATCAACTTGGATGAGGGTGTACTGAAGGTGCATGGAAAAGGAGGAAAAGACCGTGTCATTCAGCTTTGCAATGCGGGCGTTATCAAATGCCTCAAGGAGTACGAATCGCTATTTATCAATGAGATGAAATCCACAGGCTGGTTTTTCATCAACCGACTTAGTAAAAGGTTGTCTGAACAGTCAGCCAGAAATACTGTGAAAAAGTATGCTTCCGCTGGAAACACTTCCAAGTTGATTACACCCCATACTTACCGTCACACCTTTGCCACCATGCTGCTAGAAGAAGGAGTGGACATCAAATACATCCAGAAACTTCTTGGTCATAGTTCAATTATGACCACTCAGATTTACACACATGTAACCTCTGTCAAACAGAGGGAGATTCTCGCGACCAAGCATCCCCGAAACCGAATGTCGATGATGGTCTAGTTATCCTATGCAGGATAACTGTCAATTATGAATGGTAAGGGCTTATGTTCTATAATAATACCGTACTACAATGAAACGCACCTGATAGAAGGATGTATTTACAGCATCCTACAGTCCGTCCAGACCAAACGGGTTGAAGTGATAGTGGTAGTATCTAATCCCTCTATTGTTGAACCAAATATCGATGATGAAAGAGTTTCCATACTAAGAGGAGAAAAAGCACTCAGTTATCCGGAAGCGATAAATTTTGGGGCTGAAAAATCCAATGGCAAATACCTGATCTTTTCTGATTCTGATGTTTTTGTCTCGAAATCATGGTTCACCTCATTAATTCACTTTTTTATCGCTAATGAATCGAAAGGTGTTGGAATTGCAAGTTCTAAGTTGCTCAATCCCGATAACGATTCGATTTTGGATTTCGGAATAGCGTTTAGCAATTACAATTCACCTCATTTACATCGTAGTCGAAGAAAGGACACGCCCTTAACCAACGAGAATCAGGCGGTACAAGCGGCTTGTTCAGCGTCCATGATGACCACTAGGGAAAAGTTCCATGCCGTTAGTGGGCTAAACACCAGACTTCCATACTCATACTGTGACCTTGACCTTTGCTTAAGGTACAAATCAAGAAA
Proteins encoded in this region:
- a CDS encoding tyrosine-type recombinase/integrase; translation: MESFKHVSLDFLRHCIYEKGLNEKTLKAYQTDIRQFREFLALSAPDIQILEIDKSILLAYLKNLHEKQYKVKSIKRKLACIKAVFNYFEFENDDFINPFRKIRIKLKEPFVVPTVMNFNEVRAIFQNLYSLKLEISPSDVYQYRALVRDLAVLELFFATGLRVSELTNLKYDNINLDEGVLKVHGKGGKDRVIQLCNAGVIKCLKEYESLFINEMKSTGWFFINRLSKRLSEQSARNTVKKYASAGNTSKLITPHTYRHTFATMLLEEGVDIKYIQKLLGHSSIMTTQIYTHVTSVKQREILATKHPRNRMSMMV
- a CDS encoding glycosyltransferase, with translation MNGKGLCSIIIPYYNETHLIEGCIYSILQSVQTKRVEVIVVVSNPSIVEPNIDDERVSILRGEKALSYPEAINFGAEKSNGKYLIFSDSDVFVSKSWFTSLIHFFIANESKGVGIASSKLLNPDNDSILDFGIAFSNYNSPHLHRSRRKDTPLTNENQAVQAACSASMMTTREKFHAVSGLNTRLPYSYCDLDLCLRYKSRNWSTWVVADAIAYHQGDSSKIISGTSKSDVKSRFWALNEGNISIDLPDYFKKHFEIFNRSFKLSDSYLLVDVSTVVDRDWYYDIFVSDLGIPINDIYQKGFSTRDASHIPLYGFLGWNVLKLRFPLLFFTDDFSALVPNKLWWEIRPKGKDMIIDRNANFCSSLDIIRNDY